Proteins encoded within one genomic window of Variovorax sp. OAS795:
- a CDS encoding MgtC/SapB family protein yields MSWGTEVLDTVAAEFSDVGDVAQLTRIMVRLMLAAVLGFMLGFEREQQGKAAGVRTHMLVAIGSALFVLIPQQTGIVPADMSRVIQGLVAGVGFLCAGTILKQGKDEHQVQGLTTAAGLWMTAAIGMACGLGREVTAVLSALLALAVLSLVPRLVNLIERITGPARTDGKDDGAPRVIASPEDTPPR; encoded by the coding sequence ATGAGCTGGGGCACCGAGGTCCTGGACACCGTCGCGGCCGAGTTCTCGGACGTGGGCGACGTCGCCCAGCTCACGCGCATCATGGTCCGCCTGATGCTGGCGGCGGTGCTCGGCTTCATGCTGGGCTTCGAGCGGGAGCAGCAAGGCAAGGCGGCGGGCGTGCGCACCCACATGCTGGTGGCCATCGGCTCGGCATTGTTCGTGCTCATTCCGCAGCAGACCGGCATCGTGCCGGCCGACATGAGCCGCGTGATCCAGGGCCTGGTGGCCGGCGTGGGCTTCCTGTGCGCCGGCACCATCCTCAAGCAGGGCAAGGACGAGCACCAGGTGCAAGGCCTCACCACCGCGGCGGGCCTGTGGATGACGGCCGCCATCGGCATGGCCTGCGGGCTCGGCCGAGAGGTCACGGCGGTGCTCAGCGCGCTGTTGGCGCTGGCGGTGCTCTCGCTGGTACCGCGGCTCGTGAACCTGATCGAGCGCATCACCGGGCCGGCGCGCACCGACGGCAAGGACGACGGCGCGCCCCGCGTGATCGCCTCGCCCGAGGACACGCCGCCGCGCTGA
- a CDS encoding transglycosylase SLT domain-containing protein: MRHRPRRAAPAHVFSAVLAAAALLSQQPASAQTNTNDDVVIQMKQAFQRGDKGRLAALLPQARGHALEPWAAYWELKARLQEASASEVQDFFARYPGTYQEDRLRNDWLLLLGQRRDWDGFSSAVAGFRMGDDPQVRCYAVLVEALRSGNATQAQADEVRRSWYSQKEADDGCLTAADRMVAARLMTTNDAWKKARLAMEANRPQAARGAVTIAAPDALPLFEELNASAAKFLTGRAFVAAKSRKELVVLALIKVAMADPDQAASQLDSKWGPMLSAEERNWLWGTIGRQAAGKLSPLAGSYFANVTKNGDLSDDMLGWRVRAALRAGQWKEVAPAINAMSDTAQQEPTWVYWKARALAAAGGDERRAQARELYQSIAGTRGFYEMLALEELGQRTVVPTRPAPLTPEEKNAARSNIALNRGLYAIAIGLRAEGTREWNYATNLHDKGGMDDRALLAAADFACQREVWDRCINTSERTKGVIDAEQRFPMPFHDTVLRKSQDIGLDPAYVYGLIRQESRFIMDARSGVGASGLMQVMPATARWTARKIGMNDFTPGQINDRETNITIGTNYLKLALDDFDGSMALAAAAYNAGPGRPRSWRNGPVVEAAIWAENVPFNETRDYVKKVLANTTNYAALISGRPQSLKERLGRVGPRDASEPEPNKDLP, from the coding sequence ATGCGCCATCGCCCGCGCCGCGCCGCGCCCGCACACGTTTTTTCGGCCGTCCTGGCTGCGGCCGCCCTGCTTTCGCAGCAGCCGGCCAGCGCGCAGACCAACACCAACGATGACGTGGTGATCCAGATGAAGCAGGCGTTCCAGCGCGGCGACAAGGGCCGCCTGGCCGCCCTGCTGCCGCAGGCGCGCGGCCACGCGCTCGAACCCTGGGCCGCCTACTGGGAGCTCAAGGCCCGCCTGCAGGAGGCGTCGGCCAGCGAGGTGCAGGACTTCTTCGCACGCTATCCCGGCACCTACCAGGAAGACCGCCTGCGCAACGACTGGCTGCTGCTGCTGGGCCAGCGCCGCGACTGGGACGGCTTCTCTTCGGCAGTGGCAGGCTTTCGCATGGGCGACGACCCGCAGGTGCGCTGCTACGCCGTGCTGGTCGAGGCCCTGCGCTCCGGCAACGCCACGCAGGCGCAGGCCGACGAAGTCCGCCGCAGCTGGTACAGCCAGAAAGAGGCGGACGACGGCTGCCTCACCGCCGCCGACCGCATGGTCGCGGCCCGCCTGATGACGACCAACGACGCCTGGAAGAAGGCGCGCCTGGCGATGGAGGCCAATCGCCCGCAGGCCGCACGCGGGGCCGTGACCATCGCCGCGCCCGATGCGCTGCCGCTGTTCGAAGAGCTCAACGCCAGCGCGGCCAAGTTCCTGACGGGCCGCGCCTTCGTGGCCGCCAAGTCGCGCAAGGAACTGGTGGTGCTGGCGCTCATCAAGGTGGCCATGGCCGACCCGGACCAGGCCGCCTCGCAGCTCGACAGCAAATGGGGGCCGATGCTGTCGGCCGAAGAGCGCAACTGGCTCTGGGGCACCATCGGCCGGCAGGCAGCGGGCAAGCTGTCCCCGCTGGCCGGCAGCTACTTTGCCAACGTCACGAAGAACGGCGACCTGTCCGACGACATGCTCGGCTGGCGCGTGCGCGCCGCGCTGCGCGCCGGCCAATGGAAGGAAGTGGCGCCCGCCATCAATGCGATGAGCGACACCGCCCAGCAGGAGCCGACATGGGTCTACTGGAAGGCGCGCGCCCTTGCCGCGGCGGGCGGCGACGAGCGCCGGGCCCAGGCGCGCGAGCTCTACCAGAGCATTGCCGGCACCCGCGGCTTCTACGAGATGCTGGCACTCGAAGAACTGGGCCAGCGCACCGTGGTGCCCACGCGCCCCGCACCGCTCACGCCCGAGGAAAAGAACGCCGCGCGCAGCAACATCGCGCTCAACCGCGGGCTCTATGCCATTGCCATCGGCCTGCGGGCCGAAGGCACGCGCGAATGGAACTACGCCACCAACCTGCACGACAAGGGCGGCATGGACGACCGCGCGCTGCTGGCCGCGGCCGACTTCGCCTGCCAGCGCGAGGTGTGGGACCGCTGCATCAACACCAGCGAGCGCACCAAGGGCGTGATCGACGCGGAGCAGCGCTTCCCCATGCCGTTCCACGACACCGTGCTGCGCAAGAGCCAGGACATCGGGCTCGACCCGGCCTACGTCTACGGCCTGATCCGCCAGGAAAGCCGCTTCATCATGGATGCACGCTCGGGCGTGGGCGCCTCGGGCCTGATGCAGGTCATGCCGGCCACCGCGCGCTGGACCGCGCGCAAGATCGGCATGAACGACTTCACGCCGGGGCAGATCAACGACCGCGAAACCAACATCACCATCGGCACCAACTACCTGAAGCTCGCGCTCGACGATTTCGACGGCTCCATGGCGCTGGCCGCCGCCGCCTACAACGCCGGCCCCGGCCGGCCGCGCAGCTGGCGCAACGGCCCGGTGGTCGAAGCCGCGATCTGGGCCGAGAACGTGCCCTTCAACGAAACCCGCGACTACGTGAAGAAGGTGCTCGCCAACACCACCAACTACGCCGCGCTGATCAGCGGGCGCCCGCAATCGCTGAAGGAACGCCTCGGCCGGGTCGGCCCGCGCGATGCCTCGGAACCGGAGCCCAACAAGGACCTGCCCTGA
- a CDS encoding 5-formyltetrahydrofolate cyclo-ligase, giving the protein MDKSKDADTSATTGFLKDQVRKALIEQRLAMPDRLARADLLQRVMRIWLVGRPETVIGAYWPIKGEFDPLPALHRWKEDGELIEEPQRRRIGLPVMNKVHKTLTFHAWYPGCQMEEDAYGIPKPKDTELIVPTLLFVPCVGYSAGGYRLGYGGGFYDRTLAALEPRPFTVGLGFTNGFLEDFEPGPHDLPLDAILNDNGVVWPMS; this is encoded by the coding sequence ATGGACAAGTCAAAGGATGCCGACACCTCGGCGACCACGGGTTTTCTCAAGGATCAGGTGAGAAAAGCACTGATCGAGCAGCGCCTCGCCATGCCGGACCGCCTTGCCAGGGCGGATCTGCTGCAGCGGGTCATGCGGATCTGGCTGGTCGGCCGGCCCGAAACCGTGATCGGCGCCTACTGGCCGATCAAAGGCGAGTTCGATCCGCTTCCCGCGCTGCATCGCTGGAAGGAAGACGGCGAACTGATCGAAGAGCCGCAGCGCCGCCGCATCGGGCTGCCGGTGATGAACAAGGTGCACAAGACGCTGACTTTCCATGCCTGGTACCCGGGCTGCCAGATGGAGGAAGACGCCTACGGCATTCCCAAGCCCAAGGACACCGAGCTGATCGTGCCGACGCTGCTGTTCGTGCCCTGCGTGGGCTACAGCGCCGGCGGCTATCGGCTGGGCTATGGCGGCGGCTTCTACGACCGCACGCTGGCGGCGCTGGAGCCGCGGCCCTTCACCGTGGGGCTGGGTTTCACCAACGGCTTTCTCGAAGACTTCGAGCCCGGGCCGCACGACCTGCCGCTGGACGCGATCCTCAACGACAACGGCGTGGTCTGGCCAATGTCCTGA
- a CDS encoding LysR substrate-binding domain-containing protein: MQHSQTHLRSRPISAGHLRAFEAVARHLNFRAAAEEMALTQSAVSRQIQSLEEEVGVALFLRHTRAVELTSAGAQLLLAVQQSLPRIDTAVRQIRQSAGRKSVSLTTFASFASMWLIPRLEAFQRDNPEIDIRIDASDVAVDLDVADVDIALRYGPREAMPATAVRLFGETLTPVASPWLLKSSPPIKTPADIANFTLIEAGDAHRTHLEWLTWRRWFEVNGMERAQPRRWLYFNYAYQMVQAALTGQGVTLARSSLIAESLANGDLVEVLPQHRMDSPMGYWLIAGPRNALRPEIRAFWDWLQSQAVTTRETIGEVPDPDTVDNID; this comes from the coding sequence ATGCAGCATTCCCAGACCCACCTGCGCTCCCGGCCCATCTCGGCGGGCCACCTGCGCGCCTTCGAGGCGGTTGCCCGGCACCTGAACTTCCGTGCCGCCGCCGAGGAAATGGCGCTCACCCAGTCGGCCGTGAGCCGACAGATCCAGTCGCTGGAGGAAGAAGTGGGCGTGGCGCTGTTCCTGCGCCACACGCGGGCGGTGGAGCTCACGAGCGCGGGTGCGCAGCTGCTGCTGGCGGTGCAGCAGTCGCTGCCGCGCATCGATACCGCCGTGCGCCAGATCCGCCAGAGCGCGGGGCGCAAGAGCGTGTCGCTCACCACGTTTGCGTCTTTCGCATCGATGTGGCTGATCCCCCGGCTGGAGGCGTTCCAGCGCGACAACCCGGAGATCGACATCCGCATCGATGCCAGCGACGTGGCGGTCGACCTGGACGTGGCCGACGTGGACATCGCCCTGCGCTACGGCCCGCGCGAAGCCATGCCCGCCACGGCCGTGCGCCTGTTCGGCGAAACGCTCACGCCGGTGGCCAGCCCCTGGCTGCTGAAGAGCAGCCCGCCCATCAAGACCCCGGCCGACATCGCCAATTTCACGCTGATCGAGGCCGGCGACGCGCACCGCACGCACCTCGAATGGCTGACCTGGCGGCGCTGGTTCGAAGTGAATGGCATGGAGCGCGCGCAGCCCAGGCGCTGGCTCTATTTCAACTATGCCTACCAGATGGTGCAGGCCGCGCTCACCGGCCAGGGCGTGACGCTGGCGCGCAGCTCGCTCATCGCCGAAAGCCTGGCCAACGGCGACCTGGTCGAGGTGCTGCCGCAGCACCGCATGGATTCGCCGATGGGCTACTGGCTCATTGCCGGGCCACGCAACGCGCTGCGACCCGAAATCCGGGCGTTCTGGGACTGGCTGCAGAGCCAGGCCGTGACCACGCGCGAGACCATCGGCGAGGTGCCCGATCCGGACACGGTCGACAACATCGACTGA
- a CDS encoding DUF2917 domain-containing protein, translating to MSTAVCTNPSLASLAPTRTAAAVPPAVRRGAWQIAPGEAMSLKARSASVLRVRQGRVWITPDATSAQPSEDLVLAPGESMTVAAGQRIVMEAWDGYGATYSWDPA from the coding sequence ATGTCCACCGCCGTCTGCACCAACCCATCGCTCGCCTCTCTCGCGCCCACCCGCACCGCTGCCGCCGTTCCGCCGGCCGTGCGCCGTGGCGCCTGGCAGATCGCGCCCGGCGAGGCCATGAGCCTGAAGGCGCGGTCGGCCAGCGTGCTGCGCGTCAGGCAGGGCCGCGTGTGGATCACGCCGGATGCCACCTCGGCCCAGCCCAGCGAAGACCTGGTGCTGGCACCGGGCGAGTCGATGACCGTGGCCGCCGGCCAGCGCATCGTCATGGAAGCGTGGGACGGCTACGGTGCCACCTACTCGTGGGATCCGGCCTGA
- a CDS encoding BLUF domain-containing protein, with the protein MTEEHALHEIFYCSMLTQDLPPATVGSIVTQARARNAQQRITGLLVFDGLRFCQHLEGPLGAVESLMHRIAQDPRHTAVKVVYRGPLAARRYTGFGMGLAESEGPDLMAGVHALEGETALKHFLALRPSFDINA; encoded by the coding sequence ATGACCGAAGAACACGCCCTTCACGAGATCTTTTACTGCAGCATGCTCACGCAGGACCTGCCGCCCGCCACGGTCGGCTCGATCGTGACCCAGGCCCGCGCGCGCAATGCCCAGCAGCGCATCACCGGCCTGCTGGTTTTCGACGGCCTGCGCTTCTGCCAGCACCTGGAGGGACCGCTGGGCGCCGTGGAATCCCTGATGCACCGCATCGCCCAGGACCCGAGGCACACGGCCGTGAAAGTGGTCTACCGCGGCCCGCTGGCGGCACGCCGCTACACCGGCTTCGGCATGGGGCTGGCCGAAAGCGAGGGCCCCGATCTCATGGCCGGTGTGCATGCGCTGGAAGGCGAAACCGCGCTGAAGCACTTCCTGGCGCTGCGGCCCAGCTTCGACATCAACGCCTGA
- a CDS encoding Crp/Fnr family transcriptional regulator — MRFEDYSPPASPPQGANPCDDCALRTLEAFLPGTPEERKTIESFRVGSRRVPAGSAIVEEHRPSPFLFTLYAGWAFRYKTLSDGRRQILNFLLPGDFIGLQDEFSEGQTHGVEAVTDTTLCAFSRDRLWELFHAHPKLGYDITWLAAREEKMVDDNLVTAGRRNASERVAMLLMHLYRRAQRVGMERDGWVEFPFNQQHLADALGLSLVHTNKTLRKLQALGLYKLDAGWLRILEPHALETLGDYFERPMRPTPLI, encoded by the coding sequence GTGAGATTCGAGGACTATTCACCCCCCGCTTCGCCGCCCCAGGGGGCCAACCCCTGCGACGACTGTGCATTGCGCACGCTCGAGGCCTTCCTGCCGGGGACGCCGGAAGAACGCAAGACCATCGAGTCGTTCCGCGTCGGCTCCCGCCGCGTGCCGGCGGGCAGCGCGATCGTCGAGGAGCATCGGCCGAGCCCCTTCCTGTTCACGCTCTATGCCGGCTGGGCCTTTCGCTACAAGACGCTGAGCGACGGGCGGCGCCAGATCCTCAATTTCCTGCTGCCGGGCGATTTCATCGGCCTGCAGGACGAGTTTTCCGAGGGCCAGACCCACGGCGTCGAGGCCGTCACCGACACCACCCTTTGCGCGTTCTCGCGCGACCGGCTCTGGGAACTGTTCCATGCGCACCCGAAGCTGGGCTACGACATCACTTGGCTGGCCGCGCGCGAGGAAAAAATGGTGGACGACAACCTCGTCACCGCCGGCCGCCGCAACGCGAGCGAGCGCGTGGCCATGCTGCTGATGCACCTGTACCGCCGGGCCCAGCGCGTGGGCATGGAGCGCGACGGCTGGGTCGAGTTTCCGTTCAACCAGCAGCATTTGGCCGATGCATTGGGGCTCTCGCTGGTGCACACCAACAAGACGCTGCGCAAGCTCCAGGCCCTCGGGCTCTACAAGCTCGACGCCGGCTGGCTGCGCATCCTCGAACCCCATGCGCTCGAAACGCTCGGCGACTATTTCGAGCGCCCGATGCGACCGACGCCGCTGATCTAG
- a CDS encoding DUF6279 family lipoprotein, which translates to MLLSTRMRCANTARIIGLLLLAAALGACSAVKLAYNNLPEVSYWWLDAYVDFDGSQTPKVRDELAQLLAWHRQNELPRVLGLLQEAQMLAPREVTAAQACRMADEIRERLLAVAERAEPAGTELALSLGEAQLRQLERKYAKNNADYRKEWLSRSAAEVQEKRYDKFVERLEDFYGRLTADQRDMVRRQVAQSVFDPRLADAERRKRQQEALQLLRGFNAAPPPAAEARAAIHAYVMRIADPPPGPWREHQQALLQEGCRNLAALHNATSASQREQAVRRLQAYQDDLRQLVAAR; encoded by the coding sequence ATGCTTCTTTCTACCCGAATGCGTTGCGCCAACACGGCGCGAATTATCGGCTTGCTGCTGCTGGCCGCCGCGCTGGGTGCGTGCAGCGCGGTCAAGCTCGCCTACAACAATCTTCCCGAGGTGAGCTATTGGTGGCTCGACGCCTACGTCGACTTCGACGGCTCGCAAACGCCCAAGGTGCGCGACGAGCTCGCGCAGCTGCTGGCCTGGCACCGGCAGAACGAACTGCCCCGGGTGCTCGGCCTGCTGCAGGAAGCGCAGATGCTGGCGCCAAGGGAAGTGACCGCGGCCCAGGCCTGCCGCATGGCGGACGAGATACGCGAGCGGCTGCTGGCCGTGGCCGAGCGCGCGGAGCCCGCCGGCACCGAACTGGCGCTGAGCCTGGGCGAGGCGCAGCTGCGGCAGCTGGAACGCAAGTACGCGAAGAACAACGCCGACTACCGCAAGGAATGGCTCAGCCGCAGCGCGGCCGAGGTCCAGGAGAAGCGCTACGACAAGTTCGTCGAGCGGCTGGAAGACTTCTACGGCCGTCTGACCGCGGACCAGCGCGACATGGTACGGCGGCAGGTGGCGCAATCGGTGTTCGATCCGCGGCTCGCGGATGCCGAGCGCCGCAAGCGCCAGCAAGAGGCGCTGCAGCTGCTGCGCGGCTTCAACGCCGCCCCGCCGCCGGCGGCCGAGGCCCGTGCCGCCATCCATGCCTATGTGATGCGCATCGCCGACCCGCCGCCGGGCCCCTGGCGTGAGCACCAGCAGGCCTTGCTGCAGGAAGGCTGCCGCAACCTGGCTGCCTTGCACAACGCCACCAGCGCAAGCCAGCGCGAACAGGCGGTGCGCCGGCTGCAGGCCTACCAGGACGATCTGAGGCAGCTGGTGGCCGCGCGCTGA
- the glmU gene encoding bifunctional UDP-N-acetylglucosamine diphosphorylase/glucosamine-1-phosphate N-acetyltransferase GlmU has translation MNQIPQDNQGPVDVVIMAAGKGTRMKSRLPKVLHRLAGRALLAHVTDTAARIGARHVVVVTGHGADEVEAAMSASAVGATLQFARQEPQLGTGHAVQQAVPLLPDDSTVLVLSGDVPLIGEDTLRALIAASAGQRLALLTIEFGDPTGYGRIVRAEGEGAGDVTAIVEQKDATEAQRQIREIYSGVMAVPAGLLKGWLARLDNRNAQGEYYLTDIVKLAAADGVPVVAHVIADALQVAGINSPAQLASLERAWQLRQADALMAQGVRLADPARFDLRGTLACEADVEIDVNCVFEGAVYLGEGVRIGANCVIANARIEAGAVIHPFTHIDGEKAGVTVGERSLVGPFARLRPGAQLGTEVHIGNFVEVKNSTLADGAKANHLAYLGDASVGRRVNYGAGSITANYDGANKHRTVIEDDVHVGSNCVLVAPVTIGAGGTIGGGSTVNKSTEPGALTVARSKPVSFSNWKRPQKKPKA, from the coding sequence ATGAATCAGATTCCGCAAGACAACCAGGGACCGGTCGACGTCGTCATCATGGCGGCCGGCAAAGGCACGCGCATGAAAAGCAGGCTGCCCAAAGTGTTGCATCGTTTGGCCGGGCGTGCATTGCTCGCGCACGTGACCGATACCGCCGCGCGCATCGGCGCCCGGCATGTGGTCGTGGTCACCGGCCACGGCGCCGACGAGGTCGAGGCGGCCATGTCGGCCAGCGCCGTGGGCGCCACCTTGCAGTTCGCGCGGCAGGAGCCTCAGCTGGGCACCGGCCACGCGGTGCAGCAGGCGGTCCCGCTGCTGCCCGACGACAGCACGGTGCTGGTGCTGTCGGGCGACGTGCCGCTCATCGGCGAGGACACGCTGCGCGCGCTGATCGCGGCCAGCGCGGGCCAGCGGCTCGCGCTCCTGACCATCGAATTCGGCGATCCCACCGGCTACGGCCGCATCGTGCGGGCCGAAGGCGAGGGGGCCGGCGACGTCACGGCCATCGTCGAGCAGAAGGACGCCACCGAGGCACAGCGCCAGATCCGCGAGATCTACAGCGGCGTGATGGCGGTGCCCGCAGGCCTGCTCAAGGGCTGGCTCGCACGGCTGGACAACCGCAATGCGCAGGGCGAGTACTACCTCACCGACATCGTCAAGCTGGCCGCCGCCGACGGGGTGCCCGTGGTCGCGCATGTCATCGCCGATGCGCTGCAGGTGGCCGGCATCAACAGCCCCGCGCAACTGGCGTCGCTGGAGCGCGCGTGGCAGCTGCGCCAGGCCGATGCGCTGATGGCGCAAGGCGTGCGGCTTGCGGACCCCGCGCGCTTCGACCTGCGCGGCACGCTGGCCTGCGAGGCCGACGTCGAGATCGACGTCAACTGCGTGTTCGAAGGCGCGGTGTACCTGGGCGAAGGCGTGCGCATCGGCGCGAACTGCGTGATTGCCAATGCGCGCATCGAAGCGGGCGCGGTGATCCACCCTTTCACCCACATCGACGGCGAGAAGGCCGGCGTGACCGTGGGCGAACGCTCGCTCGTCGGCCCGTTCGCGCGGCTGCGGCCGGGCGCGCAACTGGGCACCGAGGTGCACATCGGCAACTTCGTCGAGGTCAAGAACTCGACCCTTGCCGACGGCGCCAAGGCCAACCACCTGGCGTACCTGGGCGACGCCAGCGTGGGCCGGCGTGTCAACTACGGCGCGGGCAGCATCACCGCCAACTACGACGGCGCCAACAAGCACCGCACCGTCATCGAGGACGACGTGCACGTGGGCAGCAACTGCGTGCTGGTGGCGCCGGTCACCATCGGCGCCGGGGGCACCATCGGCGGCGGCTCCACGGTCAACAAGTCGACCGAGCCCGGCGCGCTGACGGTGGCGCGCAGCAAGCCCGTGAGCTTTTCGAACTGGAAGCGTCCACAGAAGAAGCCGAAGGCGTGA
- a CDS encoding Lrp/AsnC family transcriptional regulator, with protein MEPISLDAIDLRLLDALQRDASQTNQRLAADAGISPPTCLRRVQRLRQQGLIERQVALLSPDRLAAVLGHGLQAVVEISLDRQDAAALDAFEARVIADDAVQQCWRVSPGPDFVLVVAARDMPDYGALAQRLFTADANVRNVKAFFSLKRAKFEPRLPLTPPAP; from the coding sequence ATGGAACCTATTTCGCTGGATGCAATAGATCTGCGCCTACTCGATGCGCTGCAGCGCGACGCATCGCAAACCAACCAGCGCCTTGCCGCCGACGCCGGCATCTCGCCGCCCACCTGCCTGCGCCGCGTCCAGCGCCTGCGGCAGCAAGGACTGATCGAGCGGCAGGTTGCCCTGCTCTCGCCCGACCGGCTGGCGGCAGTGCTGGGGCACGGACTGCAGGCGGTGGTCGAAATTTCGCTCGACCGGCAGGATGCGGCAGCGCTCGACGCCTTCGAGGCGCGCGTGATCGCCGACGATGCCGTGCAGCAGTGCTGGCGCGTGTCACCCGGACCCGATTTTGTGCTGGTGGTGGCCGCCCGCGACATGCCGGACTACGGCGCGCTGGCCCAGCGGCTCTTCACCGCCGATGCCAATGTGCGCAACGTCAAGGCCTTCTTCAGCCTCAAGCGCGCGAAGTTCGAACCCAGGCTGCCGCTCACGCCTCCCGCGCCCTGA
- the glmS gene encoding glutamine--fructose-6-phosphate transaminase (isomerizing), with amino-acid sequence MCGIVGAASHRNIVPVLVQGLQRLEYRGYDSCGVAVHAGGLTRARTTSRVADLVTQVREDHVEGLTGIAHTRWATHGAPAVHNAHPHFSHGPGADAQGTRPGRIGLVHNGIIENHESLRAALEARGYVFESQTDTEVIAHLVDSLYDGDLFEAVKAAVLQLHGAYAIAVICRDEPQRVVGARAGSPLILGAGKEGGENFLASDAMALAGVTDQIVYLEEGDVVDVQPGKYWIVDRHHKPVERQVRTVQAHSGAAELGPYRHYMQKEIFEQPRAIGDTLEGVAGIVPELFDGIGQDGATGASAHRVFKDIDKILILACGTSYYSGCTAKYWLEGIAKISTQVEIASEYRYRESVPDPRTLVVTISQSGETADTLAALKHARSLGMEQTLTICNVATSAMVRECKLAYITRAGVEIGVASTKAFTTQLAGLFLLTLAIAQSKGRLSEADEARYLKEMRHLPVALQSVLALEPQIIGWAEDFARKDNALFLGRGLHYPIALEGALKLKEVTYIHAEAYAAGELKHGPLALVTSEMPVVAVAPNDTLLEKLKSNLQEVRARGGVLYVLADGDTRIKGSEGLHVIRMPEHYGALSPLLHVVPLQLLAYHTACARGTDVDKPRNLAKSVTVE; translated from the coding sequence ATGTGCGGCATCGTCGGAGCAGCGTCCCATCGCAACATCGTTCCCGTCCTCGTGCAGGGCCTCCAGCGGCTCGAATACCGCGGCTACGACTCCTGTGGCGTGGCGGTTCATGCGGGCGGCCTCACGCGGGCGCGCACCACCTCGCGCGTGGCGGACCTCGTCACCCAGGTGCGCGAGGACCATGTCGAAGGCCTGACCGGCATCGCCCACACGCGCTGGGCCACGCACGGCGCGCCGGCCGTGCACAACGCGCACCCGCATTTCAGCCACGGCCCCGGTGCCGATGCGCAGGGCACCCGGCCCGGCCGCATCGGGCTGGTTCACAACGGCATCATCGAGAACCACGAATCCTTGCGCGCGGCGCTCGAAGCCAGGGGCTACGTGTTCGAGAGCCAGACCGACACCGAGGTCATCGCCCACCTGGTCGACAGCCTCTATGACGGCGATCTGTTCGAAGCCGTGAAAGCCGCGGTGCTGCAGCTGCACGGCGCCTACGCCATCGCGGTGATCTGCCGCGACGAGCCGCAGCGCGTGGTCGGTGCGCGCGCAGGCTCGCCGCTGATCCTCGGCGCGGGCAAGGAAGGCGGCGAGAACTTCCTCGCGAGCGATGCCATGGCACTGGCCGGCGTGACCGACCAGATCGTCTACCTCGAAGAGGGCGACGTGGTCGATGTGCAGCCCGGCAAGTACTGGATCGTCGACCGCCACCACAAGCCCGTGGAGCGCCAGGTGCGCACCGTGCAGGCGCACAGCGGCGCGGCCGAGCTCGGCCCCTACCGCCACTACATGCAGAAGGAAATCTTCGAGCAGCCGCGCGCCATCGGCGACACGCTCGAAGGCGTGGCCGGCATCGTGCCCGAGCTGTTCGACGGCATCGGGCAGGACGGCGCCACCGGCGCCAGCGCGCACCGCGTGTTCAAGGACATCGACAAGATCCTCATCCTGGCCTGCGGCACCAGCTACTACAGCGGCTGCACCGCCAAGTACTGGCTCGAAGGCATCGCGAAGATCTCGACGCAGGTCGAGATCGCGAGCGAATACCGCTACCGCGAGTCGGTGCCCGACCCCAGGACGCTGGTGGTCACCATCAGCCAGTCCGGAGAAACCGCCGACACCCTGGCCGCGCTCAAGCATGCGCGCTCGCTCGGCATGGAGCAGACCCTCACCATCTGCAACGTGGCCACGAGCGCGATGGTGCGCGAATGCAAGCTCGCCTACATCACGCGCGCCGGCGTGGAAATTGGCGTGGCCTCGACCAAGGCCTTCACCACGCAGCTGGCTGGCCTGTTCCTGCTGACGCTGGCCATTGCGCAAAGCAAGGGCCGCCTGAGCGAAGCCGACGAGGCGCGCTACCTGAAGGAGATGCGCCACCTGCCCGTGGCGCTGCAATCGGTGCTCGCGCTCGAGCCGCAGATCATCGGCTGGGCCGAAGACTTCGCACGCAAGGACAACGCGTTGTTCCTCGGCCGCGGGCTGCACTATCCGATCGCACTCGAAGGCGCGCTCAAGCTCAAGGAAGTGACCTACATCCACGCCGAGGCCTATGCCGCCGGCGAGCTCAAGCACGGCCCGCTCGCGCTGGTCACGAGCGAGATGCCCGTGGTGGCCGTGGCGCCCAACGACACCCTGCTCGAGAAGCTCAAGAGCAACCTGCAGGAAGTGCGCGCGCGCGGCGGCGTGCTCTACGTGCTGGCCGACGGCGACACCAGGATCAAGGGCAGCGAAGGCCTGCACGTGATCCGCATGCCGGAGCACTACGGCGCGCTCTCCCCGCTGCTGCACGTGGTGCCGCTGCAATTGCTGGCGTACCACACGGCCTGCGCGCGCGGAACCGACGTCGACAAGCCGCGCAACCTGGCCAAGAGCGTGACGGTGGAGTGA